CTGCACGACCCGTGCGTCGGCGTCGGGGGCGTTGGTGTACTTCCACTGCTTCGCGTAGGAGGCGTCGCCGGTGAACAGGTCCAGGTACCCGTTCGTGCCGCCGTACTTGAAGGCGTCGCAGGTCGGCTGCGGCACCGTCTCCCACACCGACTCCTGCGAGCCGCGCTGGAAGGTGTTGATGTACGACGGCCCGGTGTCCGTCGGACCGGCCTCGCACTTGCCGGGCGAGTTGCCGTAGCCATAGGTGTTGTCGACGTCCTGCAGCCAGTGCATACCGTAGACGTCGTCCGTACCGTATGCGGTCTTCAGTTCACCGGCTATCGGATCCGATCCCACGGACACACCGGTGTCCAGCTTCGCCGGATACTCGTTCGGGGTGTCCAGCTCGGGCGCGTACGTCGCCGGCTTCGACGCGTTGTAGAACGAGTTCGTCGGCTGGTCGGCGTGGGTGGGGATCATGTACTTCTCCATGATGTCCCAGGCGCCGTTGAACTTGGTCCAGTCGCCGGTGATCTTCCCGTACATCGCCTGCAGCCAGAGCAGGTAGCTGTACGCCTCCGACGTGGTCTCGTGCCCCTGGTCCGGGGCCTCGACGATCAGCGTCTCGACCGAGTGGTACGGGATGCCCTCGGGGGAGAAGTAGCCGTTCGCCGGGTTGGTGATCTTGCCGTAGAGGTCGAGGAACCGGGCGTCGTACGCCTTGCCGCCCGCGATCTCGGTGGCCGTGACCGTGGCCTTCGCGAGCCCGGTCGCCGTCGACTCGAAGGTCGCGGCGCCCGTCCCGGAGGCGTTGGCGGTGAGGGTCACGGTCTGGGCGGTGCTCCAGTTCGACGGTGTGAAGGTGAGGCTCGCGCCGCCCGTCACCGTCAGGCCCGTGTTTCCGGTGGTGCGGGCGGTCGTGACGGTCACACTGGCCGACGGCTGGGTCGACAGCTTCAGCGTGTAGGTGCCCGTCTTGCCCTGCTGCACGGCCAGTTGGTTCGTGGACGCGACCACGGCGGGTCCCGAGGCGACCGTGATGCCGACCGGGGTCGACGACGCCGACGCGCCCAGGCTGTCGTAGCCCTTGGCGACCAGGGAGTGGCTGCCCACGGACAACCCGGATGCGGACAGGGTGTAGGGCGCGCTCGTGTCCGTGCCCAGCAGGGTCGTGTCGTCGTAGAACTCGATCTTGGAGATCGTCGCGTTGTCGGCGGCCGCGGCGGTCGCCGCGAGCGGCACCGCGTTCCCCTGCGTGTAGACGGCGCCCGCGGCCGGGCTGGTCAGCACGGTGACCGGCGGCTGGTGCGCGCCGACACAGGTCGTGCCGTTGACCGCGAAGCTCGTGGGAGCGGCGTTCGTGCCGCTGTAGGTGAACTGGGCCCCCGTGCTGACCGCCGCGCCGGCGGCGATCGTCGCGTTGAACGAGGCGTTGTTCACCTTGATCTGCTGACCGGACTGCGTCCAGCTGCCGTTCCAGCCGTTGGACAGCTTCTGGTTGCCCGCGTAGGAGTACGTCAGGCTCCAGCCGCTGATCGCGTCGGTGCCCCGGTTGGTGAGGGTCACGTCCGCGGTGAACCCGGAGCCCCAGTCATTGGTCTTGTAGTCCACGCTGCACTGAAGTGCCGCCGCCTGGGCGGGAGTTGGGAGCGTGCTCAGCATGGCGAAGGGAAGCGCGAGGGACGCCACGACGGCGGTCCACAGGCGCCGCGCCGTGCGGCGTCTGCGTGAGGGATCCATGATGCTGGTTCCTCCTTGCGGCTCGGAGAAGTGGGGGAGGAGCAACAAGCCTTGAACCAGTGGGAGCGCTCCCATAGTGGGGATGGGGGTGAACGCGGTCAAGACGCTTGAAGAGTCGAAAAGATTCGACGCCGAGAGTTGAGTGAAAGTCAGGGAAAGTCGGTGACGCCTCTGTTCTTTGCCAGCACTTGGCGCTAACTTCGAGACACCAGTGGGAGCGGTTCCATCAGTCGACGCGTCTGTCACGACGCGCCTGAGCTGCAAGGAGTCGCTCATGCGACACCCCACGCGTTCAGTACTTTTAGCCGTCGCCGGCACGGTCGCCCTCGGGACGGGCGTGACCCTGCCGATCCTGACGGCTCAGGGAGCCACGCCCGCCTGCACGGTGGAGTACACCGTCACCAGCCAGTGGGACGCTGGCTTCCAGGGTGCCGTGAAGATCACCAACAACGCGGCAGCCGTGAGCAGTTGGAGTCTCACCTTCGACTTCGCGAACGGCCAGAAGGTCACCCAGGGCTGGACCGCCAAGTGGTCCCAGTCGGGTACGGCCGTCACCGCCGCGAACGAGAGCTGGAACGGCTCCCTCGGCACGGGCGCGAGCGTCAGCGCCGGCTTCATCGCCTCCAGGTCGGGCGCGAACGCCGTACCGGCGACGTTCAAGCTCAACGGCACCACCTGCAACGTCGACACCCAACCGACCCCCACCCCCACCCCCACCCCCACCCCCAGCCCCCCGCCCTCGACCGATCCACCGGACACCGGTGACGGGCCGCCCGCGCTGCACGTCTCGGGGAACAAGCTCGTGGACGCCGGCGGGAAGACCCGCCGTCTGCTCGGCGTGAACCGCTCCGGCGGCGAGTTCATGTGCGTACAGGGGCGCGGCATCTGGGACGGACCGGTCGACGACGCCTCCGTCAAGGCGATCGCCGACTGGCACGTCAACACCGTCCGCATTCCGCTCAACGAGGAGTGCTGGCTGGGCCTGTCGAACATCAACTCCGCTTACGGCGGCACCAATTACGTCAACGCCGTCAAGGATCTGGTGGCCCGCGTCAAGGCGCACGGCATGACGCCGATCGTCGAACTGCACTGGACCTACGGCCAGTACACGGGCAACTCGGCCGGCTGCTCCGACGTGCACGCCAGTTGCCAGAAGCCGATGCCCGACATGCAGTACACGCCGTCGTTCTGGACCTCGGTGGCCAACACCTTCAAGGGTGACGCGGCCGTCGTGTTCGACCTGTTCAACGAGCCCTACCCGGACCGCGCCACCTCCACGACCACCCAGGCGTGGCAGTGCTGGCGGGACGGCGGCACCTGCCCCGGCATCGGGTATGAAGTCGCCGGTATGCAGGATCTCGTCGACTCCGTACGGTCGACCGGCGCCAAGAACGTGATCCTGGCCGGCGGGATCGCGTACTCCAACGACCTCAGTCAGTGGCTGGCCTACAAGCCCACCGACCCGACCGGCAATCTCGCCGCCGCGTACCACGTCTACAACTTCAACACCTGCGCGAACGAGAGCTGCTGGAACTCGACGCTCGCCCCCGTCGCGGCCCAAGTGCCGCTGGTGGCAGGGGAGATCGGCGAGAACACCTGCTCGCACGGTTTCGTCGACCAGGTCATGAAGTGGTTCGACGACCGCGGACTGTCGTACCTGGGCTGGACCTGGAACACCTGGGACTGCTCCTCCGGTCCGTCCCTGATCTCCGCCTTCGACGGGACGCCCACCGCGTACGGCATCGGACTGCGCGACCATCTGCGCGCACTCGACGGATAGGCGCGACAACAGAGCACGGCCAACGCAAGGAACCAAGGAAACGGACAACTCCCGCGACCAAGAAGGAAACCCGCACTCATGAGCCGTAGCAGAACAGCGGTACTCGCCGCGCTGGCGCTGGTCGCCGGCGCCTCAGGGACGGCGCTCGCCGTCGTCCCCGGCGATCCGGGCATCGCCGCCATCCCGTGCAGCGTCGACTACAAGGTGCAGAACGACTGGGGCAC
The Streptomyces sp. NBC_01485 genome window above contains:
- a CDS encoding cellulase family glycosylhydrolase; protein product: MRHPTRSVLLAVAGTVALGTGVTLPILTAQGATPACTVEYTVTSQWDAGFQGAVKITNNAAAVSSWSLTFDFANGQKVTQGWTAKWSQSGTAVTAANESWNGSLGTGASVSAGFIASRSGANAVPATFKLNGTTCNVDTQPTPTPTPTPTPSPPPSTDPPDTGDGPPALHVSGNKLVDAGGKTRRLLGVNRSGGEFMCVQGRGIWDGPVDDASVKAIADWHVNTVRIPLNEECWLGLSNINSAYGGTNYVNAVKDLVARVKAHGMTPIVELHWTYGQYTGNSAGCSDVHASCQKPMPDMQYTPSFWTSVANTFKGDAAVVFDLFNEPYPDRATSTTTQAWQCWRDGGTCPGIGYEVAGMQDLVDSVRSTGAKNVILAGGIAYSNDLSQWLAYKPTDPTGNLAAAYHVYNFNTCANESCWNSTLAPVAAQVPLVAGEIGENTCSHGFVDQVMKWFDDRGLSYLGWTWNTWDCSSGPSLISAFDGTPTAYGIGLRDHLRALDG
- a CDS encoding glycoside hydrolase family 48 protein translates to MDPSRRRRTARRLWTAVVASLALPFAMLSTLPTPAQAAALQCSVDYKTNDWGSGFTADVTLTNRGTDAISGWSLTYSYAGNQKLSNGWNGSWTQSGQQIKVNNASFNATIAAGAAVSTGAQFTYSGTNAAPTSFAVNGTTCVGAHQPPVTVLTSPAAGAVYTQGNAVPLAATAAAADNATISKIEFYDDTTLLGTDTSAPYTLSASGLSVGSHSLVAKGYDSLGASASSTPVGITVASGPAVVASTNQLAVQQGKTGTYTLKLSTQPSASVTVTTARTTGNTGLTVTGGASLTFTPSNWSTAQTVTLTANASGTGAATFESTATGLAKATVTATEIAGGKAYDARFLDLYGKITNPANGYFSPEGIPYHSVETLIVEAPDQGHETTSEAYSYLLWLQAMYGKITGDWTKFNGAWDIMEKYMIPTHADQPTNSFYNASKPATYAPELDTPNEYPAKLDTGVSVGSDPIAGELKTAYGTDDVYGMHWLQDVDNTYGYGNSPGKCEAGPTDTGPSYINTFQRGSQESVWETVPQPTCDAFKYGGTNGYLDLFTGDASYAKQWKYTNAPDADARVVQAAYWADVWAKAQGKGSDVSTAVGKAAKMGDYLRYAMYDKYFKKIGNCVGPTACPAGTGKDASHYLMSWYYAWGGATDTSAGWAWRIGSSHTHGGYQNPLAAYALSSYADLKPKSATGQADWAKSLTRQLEFYRWLQSSEGAIAGGATNSWAGRYATPPAGTSTFYGMYYDQQPVYHDPPSNQWFGFQAWSMERVAEYYQQTGNAGAKAVLDKWVDWALSKTTINPDGSFLIPSTLQWSGQPDTWNASTPGANTGLHVTVADYTNDVGVAAAYAKTLTYYAAKSGDTEAKTVAKALLDGMWSNDQDALGIAVPETRADYNRFDDGVYVPSGWSGKMPNGDTVNSSSTFASLRSFYKNDPAWSKIESYLAGGAAPVFTYHRFWAQADIALAMGSYAELLE